The DNA segment cttttgtaatgcaaataaacctgggagatggttggcatataacttaaggaaaaaacagaaagcacgtgtcatacaaaaaatagaatataaaggtaaagagatatatcaacaggataaaattaaaaaggcattctcagaattttacactgcactatatgcaaaagataaaatattgaatagggacatttatgattatttgaaagattataaggttaatattctaacattagaacagagggaggagctgaatcggcagatagctactggagaaatagtggaggcaattaaacaactaaaaatggggaaaacccctggtacagatggtcttacagcaacttattataaaaaaacacaggatgaaatattaggcccacttaaagaattatttaatcagatacaattaggagtgggaatacccccgtcatggaaaacatcttttatttcactgataccaaaagaggagcaagattgttcTAAACCCgctaactacaggccgatttcacttttaaataatgattataagatttttgtaaaaataatagcaaatagattaatgttagttttacaacaaagaattcatactgatcaatctggttttataaaagggaggcagatgaggaataatgttagacagattattaatatattggaatatttggagaagaagaatacttcagcagcacttatttttttggatgcagagaaagcctttgatcgattgcattgggattttttatttaaattaatagagaaaatgcaatttggagattgttttgttagaataatcaaagcgatttatggagagcaaacagcacagattataataaatggtagcttgacagaagttattaagattatgaaaggaacgagacagggatgtcccttatcaccattattgtttgttttgactctggaaccattattagataaaatacgagaattaatgaaaatagaggaattaagattagacaatatgagtataaagttagagcttttgcagatgatgtagtggttactttaacaaatcctataaattcaagtagatttttgttggaagtaattgataaatatggaaaggtatcaggatttaaaataaatcagaataaaacaaaagtgataattaaaaatatgtctatacaacagaaacagaaactagaGGAAATGTCCGGATTTGAGGTATTAAAAAAgcttaaatacttaggggtttatattagctcatcgaacaagaaactttataagaataattatgatctgctatggcaaaaagttcagaatgatatgagtgtcttggaaaaattgcagttatcgctattgggaaggattgcggctattaaaatgaatatgttacctattttttgtttctgttccagatgataccaataattaaaaaggataaaaacttggaagattggcagattgggattaacaaatttatatggcagggtaaaaaggcgagggttaaaatgaaaataatacaggacgggaaagaggtggtttacgaatgcctaactttaaactatattatgaagcagtagccctttcagtaataagtgactggtttaatttaacagaggaaagaattttgaatatagaaggttatgacgttatatggatggcatgcgtatttattttatgaaaaaaaagtggatagggcttttaagaatcatgtgttgagaagtgctcttttggtctggaaaactattcctataaattagattaccaGCTTCCTATACGgccgagccctagacatgcaatagagaatataaatatagaacagaaacaggaaatgattacttataaagaacttttgtatgctgaaggaggtagattgcaattaaaatcattacaggtattaaatgaagaagggaggaattatacttggtttcaatatgggcaaataagtgctagatggaaagaagatcaaaaaattggtataatgcaaagggaggaaaatttaataaagcaaattagaaatcagacccaggagcatataaagagattgtataatgtgttgcttgaaatagattcggaaaaggatttggtaaaggattgtatgataaaatgggcacagaatattcaggaaccaataatgttggaaacatgggagaaaatttgggttagaaatgttaagtttacacaagcacagaatttaagggaaaatttttataagatgttttatagatggcacttaaatcccaaaaaattatcatgtatgtatccagatatgcaagcgaaatgttggagatgtaattacgatgctacatattttcatgtatggtggacttgtaagaaaattaagtctttctggataagaatctggtggattattcaaaatgtactgaagaagaagataaagttcctgccacaattttttcttttgggaattataacggattgtacagggattgagactaaattgattctgaatttaataacagcagcaagactgttgattggacaatactggaagaaagaagagatacctacaatagaagaatggatactgaaagttattaatttggctgagatggctaaaatctcagcttttttaaaagacaatacgcaggaaagatatttaattgaatggaaaaaatggattgattatctacaaaatagatatcagattaagaaatatcagattgcctttgaataattagaaagttattttatgtaatggggagggggttgggagatgaaaagctttggatgtggttatttggattggaagggaaaattttattctatgtttggtttatgtataacaataccttgtgattgacccgggaagccgggggaggaggggaagggtttttgggaggggggaaaaaagggggaaaaatgtttttgttttttaaaactctttcaataaaaaaaaaaaaagagtgaaaatctgggtgtgtcttatactctgaatgtagtcccgcccagcttctcaaatggaggtttcagaggctgaaaaaagcatcagaaacggagcttcagaaaaaaaagccccaaacggagcttcaaggagcttgaaaaaaaaagcccccaaatagagcttcagaaaagaagctcccaaacagagcttcagagggtttttttctgaagttctgtttcggaggctttcagaggcagaaaaaagttttttctgaaacagaatatcagaggcaggaaaaaaaagcaaggcgcagagctcacaaccaaggaacctgttgctaaaattcacctctgggaacaactgtttgggggtattccgggaggccaagccacgtgccaatcagcttttttcttattttcctccccaaaaactaaggtgcgtcttatactccggtgcgtcttatactccgaaaaatatgataaCTATCTGCACCACTACATTTTGGAGCAGTTGCAGCTTCTAAGTGGTTTGCAAGGTCATGGCAGAAGGTGACCAAGCAAGCATGACCCCATGAATAGGACCTCTCTGTCTAAGAACAGGTATACTTTGCACACAGGAGGATTCTGTACAAAAACAGTAATCCTTTCCTCTGGGACCCTGTGAAATTGTAATCTGACCACCAATTCAAAAACCTTCCTCTAAAAGGGAAGGCTGGAGATGAGATTAAAGAGATTAAAGATGAGATGAGATTAAAGAGATTAAAATTATCTAGTATCATTGGGTCCAGCAGTGGTTATTTGAAAAGCAGACAGATCAGACCTCCTTAAGTATGGCTGGGACTAGCTCCTCACTATTGCCTAATTGTATATTGTCTCCCATTAAGTCTTAACTAGGCAGGAAGGATATGGATCTAAAACACATGAACCAAACCCTAAGGATTCTGACCACTTCCTTAAGATCAAGTGGTTCAAACTCTTCCCAAATAACTAGATAAGATCAATCAATTTCACTGCTCAGGGCAGTCCTAAGTGACTTTTTCCATCAGATGCCCTCAAGATCTTATATCTGCCCTGAAGGTGTTTCCTGACCACTCTCTTCCCCAAAAGAATTGGGTCAACTAAAACAGGATCTCTTAACAGTAATTGAGGAAACTGAGTAAGAGTAGAAAAAACTAGTAACATTTCCCTGCTGTTTTGGCCACAGAAAGGGTTACTAAGGGCTCTTATCCAACTTCACTTGTATTTACTTCCTCCACTGGCATTCTGAAGCCACAGTGGTACAGTCTGAGCCAATGCTACTGTTGCCCTTCGATTCCAAACAATGACAAGTTGTCCAAGAGCTTGAGCGACATTCCCAAATTCTAAAACCCAAAAAGGTTCATTAGGAACCTGAAGCAGAGTAATAAAATAGGTTCTGCCTCCACAATAATCAATAgctaaaaataaacaagaaaaattaTCCTAGTCAACTACCCTCTAGCATCATCACACATTGCTAAGAAAACTGTTTTGGTTTAAATATGTGCAGAGTTCCCTACAATGGAATTTGGCCAGTTCTATCAAAGCTGTATTTCTGCTACCTCTAGCACAATACACAGCTGTGGCTAAAGATTACAAAAAGAAACCACTACTGTGGTATAGCAAGCCATAGTATAATCCTTACCTTCTGTTAGAATTCCCATCCTTTTTCTTACAGGGGAAGATAATTTGCCTTGTGTCCACATTTCCTGCAGAATTACCAAGCGTTTATGGATATCATCACAAACCTGTTTCTGAAAACACAAGCAAATTCTTATCAAGTATCTATTTTGGGGATCATATTTACAAATTCTAGCCACAGCAGAAGGCCATTCTCATGGTCCTTTCCTAAGATGCAGGAAAAGCAAAGCATTCAATAATGCTATGATCCGACCAAATCAAAAACTCTGAAATCATTTACCCTCTCAGCTAATCCCACTGCAGCCTCCTGATGTACAGCCAGTGCCTAAAGCTTATCTACAGAGACTTTATGacaagaattaaattaaaacattgtaaagatctaaaaaaaaaattcatgttcCATGCCACATTTTAAACCAGCTGTCACAAGTTTTGAGGAGATGTGGGTTTCTTTAGAATtttgtaaatatgtttttaaagaatAGATTACTTTTTATATAACAGATAGAAAAGGCTCTCTATTGAGCTGCAAATACTAATTTTCTGAAagactgatagcaatagcacttagatttatgtacagcttcagagtgctttacagccctctctaagcagtttacagagtcagcacattacccccaacaatctggatcctcattttacccacccttggaaggatggaaggccaagtcaaccttgagcctggtgagattcaatctgccaaactgctggcagccggtgatcagaaagaaacagcctgcagtactgcactctaaccactacgccactgtGGCTCTATTGGATATTCCAATATAACCCTCCTCTAAGGTCATATAAATGAACTTTGGTTTTGCCTTAATTGCAATAATCTCTTTTAAAGATGAAACTCACATAATCAACGATATTGCAAACTTTGGGttacaaaaagaaggaaaacattattttaataggAAAACAACTACAGAAAACTTTAGGTTAGCTCTCCAATGGCAGAGAATGAAATGGAGATGGCATGAGGACATCTGCCTTAAAAACAGTTACAGAGACATCTTAGTAAGACATGATGATAAGACACAAACAACTTCATTCTACAGTAAAATCCTCGAAAAGCTGGTAGTTCTCTCACCTGCACAAAGCTCCTACAGTTGTTCAGAGCCTCATGCAAAGAAGAAAGCACATCCTCTATCTCATATTCCTTGTCAGTCTCTACAACAGATGGTGTTGTGGCATCTGCTCTCTGAAAAGAGGTTGGTGGTCCAGAAGGAGGCAGGTTCAGAGACTGTGGGACAAGTAATCCAACTGAGAGAGTAGACATAGATTGTGTTAAAAGAAAGATGTGTACAGCATTAATCCACTTTCGTgaatagagagaaaaaaatgggccttaAATTAAAAAGTTGGCAGATAAATTAAGCATAGCTGCTGTGGCAATACTAACCCCCTTAGAATCAAATACATTTACCCCAATTGGCCATTCTTGGGAATTgcacataaataaaaacattggaATGGAAACCTCAGGGCTGTAGACAAAATTAGGAAATAAGAAAATAATCTCGAAAGAGGCACTGGGAGGTGTGTACCGCTGCCAAAAAAAGCTACGTATGTTCACGAAGTCGCAAAGAGTTATTTCCAGCATGATCCGGCAGACCGAAACCAAGAATCAGAACAAAATAAAGAGAATGGGAAAAGTAATCTGCTCTCTCCAGGCACAAAAAGCGATGCACactcctaaaaataaaataaaatacaattatagCGCAGTATTTTTACAGTTTTACAAACCGTCACCAACCTGGGCTAGAGGCAATGGGCGGGAGCGGCACCGTTTCGGGCTTCTTTCCTTCactcgccgccgctgccgccgccactCTTCTCCGGAAGGGACCCCGCTGGGTCAAGCCGCTGGAAAGAGCCGGACGCTGCTGCAGCCCGTAAGAGAATTCCGGGGGGTCATTCCAGCCGCGCTGCTGGTTCCCTGCAAAAGAAACAGACGATCAGCCGCCAGCCTCCCACAACAAGCACCACTTTGTCTCCGCCACGCAGCTCACCGGGCTTGACATAGAGCTCCGCCATCACCGCACTTCCGCCCGGCACGCTTGCCTGACTGGCGAGCGGCTCTCCTACAGGCCATTTCCCGTCGTCCGCGGTGACGTGGCGGCCTCTTGTCAGTCTTGGGGGAGGGAAGTTaacggaggaggagagagggcgtGGCGGTTGATACATCCGGAATGGGGCTTGGCGTGTCTGAAGGTCGCAGGCGATCTTCTGAGGGGCGAAGACCCTTTTGGAGGAAAAGACGGAGCGAGAAAATACTTTCATCCATTTCGTTCCGTTTTTCATATAAAATGCAAAACTTGGTATCAACGGTAAAAcaaataagcatttttttacattgtaagccgcccaccCTCACTTGTGGTAAGATGGCTgaccaataaattttacaaataaataggaataaaatacaaaacagagacTTTAGCTTGTAAGCGTGGACCTGAAAAAAAGTCAAATGAGACTCCACGACCAATCCGTCGGTTGCCTCTTTTCTAAAGTtaataatcttttatttattttatttatttatttatttatttatttaatttttataccgcccttctccctaaggactcagggcggtgtacaggcaacaataaaatacagacactacagtatacaatttaaaatgcaagttaaaaaacttattataattagcctagaactttaaaaatttataaaaaccaaaaccccatttaaaattagtaaaaaatttaaaatcgataaaatttatgtaatttaaaatttaagccagccccgcgcgaatgaaaagatgtgtcttcagttcgcggcggaaggtctgaaggtcaggtatttggcgtaagcccgggggaagttcgttccaaagtgtgggagcccccacagagaaggaccttcccctgggggccgccagccgacattgcttggcggacggcaccctgagaagaccctctctgtgtgagcgtacgggtcggtgggaggcatacggtaacagcaggcggtcccgtaagtacccaggccctaagccatggagcgctttaaaggtcgtaaccaacaccttaaagtgcactcgaaaggccacaggtagccagtgcagtctgcgcaggagcggtgttacgtgggagctacgcgaagctccctctatcacccgcgcagctgcattctggactaactgaagcctccgagtgcacttcaaggggagccccatatagagagcattacaataatccaagcgagaggtaacgagcgcgtgagtgactgtgcacaaggcatcccgatcaaggaaggggcgcaactgccgaaccaggcaaacGTGGTGGAAGGcactcctggcgacggccgtcaaatggtcttcaaacgacagccgttcatccaggaggacacctaagttgtgcaccctatcctttggggccaataactcgcctccaacagtcagctgcggctgcagctaactgaatcgggatgccggcatccacagccactccgtcttggagggattaagcttgagcctgtttctccccatccagacccgtacggcttccaaacaccgggacagcacttcaacaacttcattggggtggcccggggtggaaaagtacagctgagtgtcgtcagtgtacagctggtaactcaccccaaagccactgatgatctcacccaatggcttcatatagatgttgaacagaaggggcgagagaatcgacccctgcggcaccccacaagtgaggcacctcgcggtcgacctctgcccccctgtcaacaccgtctgcgactggtcggagagataggaggaggaccaccgatacacggtgcctcccactcccaatccccccaaccggcgcagcaagataccatggtcgatggtatcaaaagccgctgagagatctaataggaccagggcagaggaataacccctgtccctggccctccagagatcatccaccaatgcgaccaaagctgtctccgtgctgtatccggatcggaagccggactggaacgggtctagatagacggattcatccaggtactggggtagctgtcgcgccacagcactctctacaaccttcgcaacaaagcgaaggttggagactggacggtaattacccaaaatagctgggtccaaagagggcttcttgaggggtctcaccaccgcctctttcaaggcggcagggaaaaccccatccaacaaagaagcattgataatcctctggagccagcctcgtgtcacctcctgagtggccagtaccagccaggaaggacacgggtccagtaaacatgtagtggcgtgaagcctccccaacaacctgtccacgtcgtcgggagccacagggtcaaactcatcccaaacaggctcaacaagacgtgcctcctctccctcgcttggatcatcccaatttcggtccagaccatcccggagctgagcgattttatcgtatagataaccactaaactcctcggcacgtccctgcaaagggtcatcccgcacctcctgatgaaggagggagcgggtcaccaaccagggcggccgggcggttatctgccgacgcaatgagggtggaggcgtaggaacgcctcgcctccctcattgccaccaggtaggtcctagaataggacctaactagtgtccgatcagcttcggaacgactggacctccaggtgctctctaggcattttctccggcgtttcatctccctcagcccctcagagaaccaaggggccggacgagatctgcgccgggtcagaggccgcaaaggcgcgacacggtccagggccccagccgcagcctgttcccaggccgcgactagttcctcagtcgtgccgtgggccagatcctcagggaatggcccaagctccgtcaggaacctctcagggttcatcaggcgcctgggatggaaccaacgtataggttccgtctccctgcgatggtgagtggcggttcggaagtctaggcgaaggagaaaatgatcggaccatgacataggttctgttactaaatcacctaactccagatcatttaaccactgtccagagatataaatcaaatccagggtgcctccccccatgtgtgtagggccatcattacACCATGTGTAATGCCTCAAATtgatccattctttcacccattAAGTTCAATTCCCAATCTGGCAGCCCAaagcaccctctttttttggagtcttgcaacattttcaaacctattcttgcttttttccctaaccaaatatatcttaatattattttatttagttcttcaaaatattttcccccaattttataggaattgtttggaataaatataataggcttggtaaaatattcatttttatagtagtTATTCTTCCTGTTAATGACAGTTGCAGGTCTTTCCATTTCTCTAAATCTacggtgtttccccgaaaatacatcatgtcctgaaaataaggtcAAGCCTGATTTGTGAGGTGGGCGTAAATATaccccctcccctgaaaataagccctcgtgaaggggtgggcgtggccagcaaagGAGGCAGCCTTTCCCTTACCTGGTCAGCTAATGGCAGATGGGCATCTTAACCATGACTATGAGCTGATCGGGAGCTGCCTCTCTGTTTTATCTCTCCCCAGTGTTCTTGGTGCTCACcaacctcccatccatccatccatccatccatccatccctcttgcCTGCAAACTCCCGCCCCACTCACAAGAGAGCAGCCACCCAGCACCTCTTGCCACGTAGTGCCCACCTAGTGGACAACCCCCCTCTGGCCGGGCAAAGCGCCACTCACTGACCCAGCGGTAAGAGGCCAGTCGGGCCAGCCGCCTGCTGCCAAGTCTTCCAGGAGCAGGGGCAGAGAGTCTTCTGGCAGCAGCCACTCTAGCAAtgtgcttcccactctatggtTCCAGCTCCATGCGGGGCTGCGGCTCTCTTCACCCTTCGCTGCCACTCTGTCCCGGCTGCCAGAAGACATGGCAGCAAGAGGCCAGCCCAACTGGCCTCTTCTCCATTTCCAGCGGCTTCCAGCCAGGGTTTATGTCTTGCAGCCCACCCCATAccctgccccacctgccacccctagATTGCACCTCACCACGAGACGTGCATCTTACTGGAGACTGGCAGCTCTGTCGTGTCTCTCAGCCAGTCTGTGTAGGAAAACACCTTGGTAAAGAAAACACATGGTAAAGAAAATCTTCTTGTGAGTTTGAGAAGTTGTTAATTGCTTGCACTCATGAGAAGTTTTTCTTTACCATTTAAGGTGTTTCCCTGCACAAACCGGCCAAGAGACACAATGGAACTGCCAGTCTCTGGTAAGATGCGCATCTTGCAGCCAGCCCTGCCCCACCCTGCCCCATCTgccactgttgtgactccagctcccaaacctggccccatgctcgaaagtgactccgagagttaGGGGGAAGGGCCAATAAGGCTTACCTTAGGAggaccgatgcctttggcccggctccaggagccagaaccagaccagtcggaggatgtaatgaagctgtcatcccctgattcctccttttctcaggctacgccttcagacccagctgataataataataataatcaagcttggattaacccgtgcttcagaagattagagaggcggtgtcatcaaaaggaagggtggggcaggagccccaccctacaggatatataaggagctttgggactgcttgcACTCCacagggagcaaaagattagctgaaccgtttcaaagagagctgaagtcttactctgcgagtcatttgtttgaaccttggcaagcagctgtgatttctctgccaggattgataagagccatgaatccactggctgaagaccagctcgttactccgaggtggggaaggagacagaacatccacccccaaattgcacccCACCATGAGACATGCATCTTACCAGAGACTTGCAGCTCCATCGTGTTCCTTgccattgtgtccagggaaacacgttgtaaaaaaaaacctcacaagtttgagaagtttgattgaacttgcgagaaggttttttttacaatgtgtttccctggacacaatggcAAGGAATGCAATGGATCTGGAAAGGTAAGATGCGCATCTTGCTTCTCACCCACCTCACCTGCCACCTGCCAGAAATGCCAGAAATGAATCTTTGTGAGATTCGTCGTGCCATCGCCTCATGGGgcaggactctgcaaggcttgttgtgCTGTTGCACGCACAAACGGCAGTGCTACCATGAAGTTCAACCTACCGGTACAGCCGTGAGCTGCAGGACACCAACTGTGCCAGTATGATGAAACACGCAGTGGTGCTGAAGTTTGTGTGTGCAATGGCACAAGaagccttgcagagtcctgctccatGAGGCAGCAGTGGGACATACCAGGTGTTGtatctttgcccccccccccgaacctggcctcctggcagaaagtgactcagagagcgaggGGTAAGAGCCAACAGGGCTTTCCTCTGTggagcctccttctctggctccactccaagtcccagaggcaggccaggtggaggag comes from the Ahaetulla prasina isolate Xishuangbanna chromosome 3, ASM2864084v1, whole genome shotgun sequence genome and includes:
- the SRA1 gene encoding steroid receptor RNA activator 1, producing MAELYVKPGNQQRGWNDPPEFSYGLQQRPALSSGLTQRGPFRRRVAAAAAASEGKKPETVPLPPIASSPVGLLVPQSLNLPPSGPPTSFQRADATTPSVVETDKEYEIEDVLSSLHEALNNCRSFVQKQVCDDIHKRLVILQEMWTQGKLSSPVRKRMGILTEELKSQRWDEADEIHRSLMVDHVTEVSQWMVGVKRLIAETKNLPGGDPLQ